A part of Nocardioides sp. WS12 genomic DNA contains:
- a CDS encoding GNAT family N-acetyltransferase, with amino-acid sequence MEIHPFGPDDVAEIDAWVDLTNATNSVDSPWNRPQTRAMAVGRFRHGWDGEVDTPYLARVDDVVVGSGAISASEYDNLELAWIRVEVHPEHRRQGHGAGILEVLLDEARRRGRKIIAGEGWDSAAADGFAARHGFEKKLASINRRQVLADIDWPELDKRYDAALPHATDYVLERWSVPTPVERLDSLAVMASAINDAPTDDLDYEDEVFTAERMAAYETAMAGRGERLYRVVARHVPSGELAAQTVIVVSEEDPTWGDQHDTSVMRAHRGHRLGLLLKADMLRWLRDDEPQLKTVDTWNAESNDHMIGVNEILGYQVLGREWAYQRNLG; translated from the coding sequence ATGGAGATTCATCCGTTTGGCCCCGATGACGTGGCCGAAATCGATGCGTGGGTCGACCTGACCAACGCCACGAACAGCGTCGACAGCCCCTGGAACCGGCCGCAGACGCGAGCGATGGCCGTCGGTCGTTTCCGGCACGGCTGGGACGGCGAGGTCGACACGCCCTACCTTGCGCGCGTCGACGACGTCGTGGTCGGCAGCGGCGCGATCAGCGCCAGCGAGTACGACAACCTCGAGCTGGCCTGGATTCGGGTCGAGGTGCACCCGGAGCATCGCCGCCAGGGCCATGGAGCCGGGATCCTCGAGGTCCTGCTTGACGAGGCGCGCCGCCGCGGACGGAAGATCATCGCGGGTGAGGGCTGGGACTCGGCCGCGGCCGATGGCTTCGCTGCCCGGCACGGCTTCGAGAAGAAGCTTGCCTCGATCAACCGGCGACAGGTGCTGGCGGACATCGACTGGCCCGAGCTGGACAAGCGGTACGACGCCGCCCTGCCTCACGCGACGGACTACGTCCTCGAGCGTTGGAGCGTCCCGACGCCGGTCGAACGTCTCGACTCGCTTGCCGTGATGGCGTCGGCCATCAACGATGCGCCGACCGATGACCTGGACTACGAGGACGAGGTCTTCACGGCCGAGCGGATGGCTGCCTACGAGACGGCCATGGCCGGTCGCGGGGAGCGCCTCTATCGCGTGGTGGCGCGCCACGTCCCGTCCGGCGAACTCGCCGCGCAGACGGTGATCGTCGTCTCGGAGGAGGACCCGACCTGGGGTGACCAGCACGACACCTCGGTGATGCGCGCCCATCGGGGCCACCGGCTCGGCCTGCTACTCAAGGCGGACATGCTGCGCTGGCTGCGCGATGACGAGCCGCAACTGAAGACAGTCGACACGTGGAACGCGGAATCCAACGACCACATGATCGGCGTCAACGAGATCCTGGGCTACCAGGTGTTGGGCCGGGAGTGGGCCTACCAGCGCAACCTGGGGTGA
- a CDS encoding VOC family protein: MIDHLGINCADLDASKAFYDAVLAPLGFARVLDYDVACGYGTPEDPAFWLSRYDDMPANREVHVAFQAADVAAVHAFHDAAVAAGAEVLHAPRPFPEYHPGYYGAFVRDLDGNNIEAVTHRYAPAP; encoded by the coding sequence ATGATCGATCACCTCGGCATCAACTGTGCAGATCTTGACGCCTCGAAGGCGTTCTACGACGCGGTCCTCGCGCCCCTCGGTTTCGCCCGCGTGCTCGACTACGACGTCGCCTGTGGCTACGGCACGCCGGAGGATCCGGCCTTCTGGCTCAGCCGGTACGACGACATGCCGGCCAATCGCGAAGTCCATGTCGCCTTCCAGGCGGCCGACGTCGCCGCCGTCCACGCCTTCCACGACGCCGCGGTGGCCGCGGGTGCCGAGGTCCTGCACGCTCCGCGCCCGTTCCCGGAGTACCACCCGGGCTACTACGGCGCCTTCGTGCGCGACCTCGATGGCAACAACATCGAGGCGGTGACGCACCGGTACGCTCCGGCCCCATGA
- a CDS encoding PilZ domain-containing protein — MIDHAFIEAGPTDIATRTFWRSAQVDHRGADEKNMSVPSPDPSGPEVHPGILQTVALTLRPTAGEPIALTTRVLDLEPQPDGGTNLVVACPDGHDPLEHHFEATVSWTYPLGRMECLVSSQPAKRAYGRVWLLRLSAPAMRVQARNYFRARVSVPVLLTWTDGTDEFDRPQPAELVAVAVDLGEGGLLAVVRTEPPTAGTLVDATVRVEGTNYTQPARVIRHVDFISGGLGVAVAFLDPKLHGDRFRKLVFESERRRRRVR; from the coding sequence GTGATCGATCATGCCTTCATCGAAGCAGGTCCCACCGACATCGCGACCCGCACGTTCTGGCGGAGTGCTCAGGTCGACCATCGCGGAGCCGACGAGAAGAACATGTCGGTCCCCAGCCCGGACCCATCAGGTCCGGAAGTCCACCCAGGGATCCTTCAGACGGTCGCTCTGACACTGCGCCCGACTGCGGGAGAGCCGATCGCGCTCACCACACGCGTTCTGGACCTGGAGCCGCAACCCGACGGCGGGACCAACCTCGTCGTCGCGTGCCCTGACGGCCACGACCCGCTGGAGCACCACTTCGAAGCAACCGTGTCCTGGACCTATCCCCTGGGCCGGATGGAGTGCCTGGTGAGTTCGCAGCCAGCCAAGCGCGCGTACGGCCGGGTCTGGCTGCTGCGCCTGAGCGCGCCGGCGATGCGAGTCCAGGCACGCAACTACTTCCGGGCACGTGTCTCGGTGCCGGTCCTGCTGACCTGGACCGATGGCACCGACGAGTTCGATCGGCCGCAACCGGCCGAACTGGTGGCCGTCGCCGTCGACCTCGGCGAAGGGGGCTTGCTGGCCGTCGTCCGCACCGAACCGCCCACCGCCGGGACTCTGGTCGATGCCACCGTCCGTGTCGAGGGCACCAACTACACCCAACCCGCCCGGGTGATCCGGCACGTCGACTTCATCAGCGGAGGCCTCGGAGTCGCCGTTGCCTTCCTGGACCCCAAGCTCCACGGTGACCGGTTCCGCAAGCTGGTGTTCGAGTCCGAGCGACGCCGGCGCCGCGTCCGATGA
- a CDS encoding acetyl-CoA C-acetyltransferase: MPEAYIIDAARTAVGKRGGALAAVHSADLAAHTLAALVERTGIDPGAVDDVILGCCDTIGSQAGDVARTAWLVAGLPDHVPGVTIDRQCGSSQQAVHFAAQGVMSGTQDLVIAGGVQNMSAIPISAAMLVGQQYGFTTPFAESPGWAKRYGDVEVSQFNSAEMIAAKWDISRLDMEQYALASHTRARTAIAEGRFAREIVPFTLEDGTVFDVDQCPRETSLEKMAGLEPLAPGGRITAAVASQICDASSAMLIASEQAVKDHDLTPRARVVHLSVRGDDPVWMLTGPIEATKHALAKSGLSIDDIDLFECNEAFASVVLAWMKETGAPHEKVNVNGGGIALGHPIGATGTRLMTTMLNELERTGGRYALQTMCEGGGQANVTIIERLG, from the coding sequence ATGCCTGAGGCCTACATCATCGACGCTGCCCGCACCGCGGTCGGCAAGCGCGGGGGAGCGCTCGCCGCTGTCCACTCCGCCGACCTTGCCGCGCACACGCTCGCGGCCCTGGTCGAGCGCACCGGGATCGACCCCGGCGCCGTGGACGACGTGATCCTCGGTTGTTGCGACACCATCGGCTCCCAGGCCGGCGACGTGGCCCGTACGGCGTGGCTGGTCGCTGGGCTTCCGGACCACGTGCCCGGTGTGACGATCGACCGTCAGTGCGGCTCGTCCCAGCAGGCCGTGCACTTCGCTGCTCAGGGCGTCATGTCCGGCACCCAGGATCTGGTCATCGCCGGTGGCGTGCAGAACATGAGTGCCATCCCGATCTCCGCCGCAATGCTGGTCGGCCAGCAGTACGGCTTCACCACGCCGTTCGCCGAGTCGCCCGGCTGGGCCAAGCGCTACGGCGACGTCGAGGTCAGCCAGTTCAACTCCGCCGAGATGATCGCCGCCAAGTGGGACATCTCCCGCCTGGACATGGAGCAGTACGCCCTCGCGTCGCACACCCGCGCGCGGACGGCGATCGCCGAAGGCCGCTTTGCCCGCGAGATCGTGCCGTTCACGTTGGAGGACGGCACCGTCTTCGACGTCGACCAGTGCCCCCGCGAGACGTCGCTGGAGAAGATGGCGGGCCTCGAACCGCTGGCTCCCGGCGGCCGGATCACGGCCGCTGTCGCGTCGCAGATCTGCGACGCCTCGTCCGCGATGTTGATCGCCTCCGAGCAGGCCGTGAAGGACCACGACCTGACGCCGCGGGCTCGCGTCGTGCACCTGTCGGTGCGTGGCGACGACCCGGTCTGGATGCTCACGGGTCCGATCGAGGCGACCAAGCACGCCCTCGCGAAGTCCGGACTCTCGATCGACGACATCGACCTCTTCGAGTGCAACGAGGCCTTCGCCTCGGTCGTGCTGGCCTGGATGAAGGAGACCGGCGCGCCGCACGAGAAGGTCAACGTCAACGGCGGCGGCATCGCCCTCGGTCACCCGATCGGCGCGACCGGGACCCGCCTGATGACCACGATGCTCAACGAACTCGAGCGCACCGGGGGCCGCTACGCCCTGCAGACGATGTGCGAGGGCGGCGGTCAGGCCAACGTGACGATCATCGAGCGCCTGGGCTGA
- a CDS encoding TetR/AcrR family transcriptional regulator, with the protein MSAVSTPESNGAGPSRREQLLAIAAGVFANKGFRATTVRDIADAAGIQNGSLYHHFDSKESMVDEILSTFQEELFGQYDAILASSDDARTKLEAAVRVSFEAIDKHPHEVAIFQNDADHLGTFERFGYLADRNAQSRQVWVTLIEEGVRTGVLRSDLDVTLTYRFIRDTVWVAVRWYRPGRDLTHTDIADQYVRILLDGIAERNTHA; encoded by the coding sequence GTGTCAGCAGTCAGCACGCCTGAATCCAACGGCGCCGGACCCAGCCGCCGCGAGCAGCTGCTCGCGATCGCGGCCGGCGTCTTCGCGAACAAGGGCTTCCGGGCCACGACGGTGCGCGACATCGCCGACGCTGCGGGCATCCAGAACGGCAGCCTTTACCACCACTTCGACTCCAAGGAGTCGATGGTCGACGAGATCCTGTCGACCTTCCAGGAGGAGCTCTTCGGGCAGTACGACGCCATCCTGGCCAGCAGCGACGACGCCCGCACCAAGCTCGAGGCCGCCGTCCGGGTCTCGTTCGAGGCGATCGACAAGCACCCGCACGAGGTGGCGATCTTCCAGAACGATGCCGACCACCTCGGCACGTTCGAGCGCTTCGGCTATCTCGCCGACCGCAACGCCCAGTCCCGCCAGGTCTGGGTCACGCTGATCGAGGAGGGCGTGCGCACCGGTGTCCTGCGCTCCGACCTCGACGTGACCCTCACCTACCGCTTCATCCGCGACACGGTGTGGGTGGCCGTGCGCTGGTACCGCCCCGGGCGCGACCTCACCCACACCGACATCGCTGACCAGTACGTCCGGATCCTGCTCGACGGGATCGCTGAGAGGAACACCCATGCCTGA
- a CDS encoding SDR family oxidoreductase codes for MTITREEQPTPDYVPGHNLLAGKVIVVTAAAGAGIGAAVVRRALEEGAKAVVFSDTHERRLKEAEEALGAEFGADRVRQLVCNVTLEEDIQALLDAADEFGGVDVLINNAGLGGTDSILEVTDETWNRVIDITLTGTMRATRAAGQRFVAAGKKGIIINNASVIGWRAQEGQAHYAAAKAGVMALTRCSALDLAPHGIRVNAVSPSLAMHPFLEKVTSPELLHELKQREAFGRAAAPWEVANVMVFLASDYSSYLTGEVISVSSQHA; via the coding sequence ATGACGATCACTCGCGAAGAACAGCCCACCCCCGACTACGTTCCGGGGCACAACCTGCTGGCCGGCAAGGTCATCGTGGTGACGGCAGCCGCCGGTGCCGGGATCGGAGCGGCCGTCGTACGACGGGCACTGGAGGAGGGCGCGAAGGCGGTCGTCTTCAGCGACACGCACGAGCGTCGCCTCAAGGAGGCCGAGGAGGCGCTGGGCGCCGAGTTCGGCGCGGACCGGGTCCGCCAACTCGTCTGCAACGTGACCCTGGAGGAGGACATCCAGGCCCTCCTCGACGCGGCCGACGAGTTCGGCGGCGTCGACGTCCTCATCAACAACGCGGGACTGGGTGGCACTGACTCGATCCTCGAGGTGACTGACGAGACCTGGAACCGGGTCATCGACATCACGCTGACTGGCACCATGCGCGCCACGCGCGCGGCCGGGCAGCGCTTCGTCGCCGCCGGCAAGAAGGGCATCATCATCAACAACGCCTCGGTGATCGGATGGCGCGCGCAGGAGGGCCAGGCCCACTACGCCGCCGCCAAGGCCGGCGTGATGGCGCTGACCCGCTGCTCCGCGCTCGACCTCGCGCCGCACGGCATCCGGGTCAACGCGGTCTCGCCCAGCCTGGCGATGCACCCCTTCCTGGAGAAGGTGACGTCGCCCGAACTGCTCCACGAACTCAAGCAGCGCGAAGCATTCGGGCGCGCCGCGGCCCCGTGGGAGGTGGCCAACGTGATGGTGTTCCTCGCAAGCGACTACTCGTCGTACCTGACCGGTGAGGTGATCAGTGTCAGCAGTCAGCACGCCTGA